Sequence from the Sanguibacter keddieii DSM 10542 genome:
TGCTCGACACGATCGTGGTCCGCTCGCTGCTCGTCCCGGCCCTCGTGCACGACATCGGCGGTGCCGTGTGGTGGCCCTCGAAGCTCGGGAAGATCGAGCGCGAGCGCCACGGCAAGCACGTGGCCGATCAGGGTGCCCAGGGTCCGTCCGACGGAGCTACCGTGGACGCATGAGCACACTGCGCGTCGGGCTGGTCGGGTACGGGGGAGCAGGGCGTGGCATCCACGCCCGGCTCGTGGAGCAGGCAGGTCACGTCGTCACCGTCGTGGTGAGCCGCTCCCCGGAGCGTGCCGCGACGGCGCGCGAGGACTGGCCGGGGGTCGAGGTCGTCGACGACCTCGACTCCCTGCTGGCCGACACCTCGCGGTACGACCTCGTCGTGCTCGCCAGCCCCACGCCGCTCCACGAGGAGCAGGCGGTGCAGGTCCTCGAGGCCGGCGTGCCCCTGCTGCTCGACAAGCCGATCGCCCTCGACGGCGCCGGGGCCGAGCGGGTCGCCCGCACCGCCCGCGAGACCGGGACACCGCTCACCGTGTTCCAGAACCGGCGCTGGGACCCCGAGCAGCTCACGCTCCGGTCCGTCCTCGACGAGGGGACGATCGGCACGGTCTACCGCTTCGAGCGGCGCTGGGAGCGGTGGCGCCCGGTACCGCAGCAGCGCTGGAAGGAGCAGGACCCCCAGGGTGGCGGTCTGCTCCTCGACCTCGGGACGCACCTCGTCGACTCGGCGGTCCAGCTCTTCGGTCCGGTCGAGTCGGTCTACGCCGAGCTCGCCCGCCACACGACGCCGACCGAGGACGACGTGTTCCTCTCGCTGCGCCACGTCGCCGGCGCGGACGGCCAGCAGGTCGTCAGCCACCTGTGGGGTGGTTCTGTCGTCGGTGCACCCGGGCCGCGCACCCGCGTCCTGGGGTCGGCGGGCGCGTACGTCGTCACGACCTTCGAGAACGACGCGTCCCCCTTCGAGCAGATGGACGCCGACGCTCCAGGAGGCTCTGAGGGGTGGCTCGCTCATGGTCACGAGCGGACCCCGGTCCGGCGCGCACCGGGCGGCCACGAGGACTTCTACCCGGTGGTCGCCGCCTGGGTCCTCGACGGAGGTCCCGTGCCCGTGGACCCCGCCGAGACCGTCGTGACGGCACGCGTCCTCGACGCGGCCCGCGAGAGCGCGAGGACGGGCAACCGGGTCATCCTGGCCTGAGTCGCTCGGCTGGCTGACCTTCGTCCAGGGCAGCCTGCCGGGCCCGCCGAGCGGTCCGGCTCAGACGGTCGTGCCGCGTGGCTCAGACGGTCGGGCTGGACTGCGCCGAGCGCCCGTCGGCAACCCAGGCCGCGGCCGCGTGGATGGTGGGGTGCGTGAACTCGAACCCCGCCTCCTCGAGGACCTGCGGGTGCACGCGCTGGGACCCGAGCAGCTCGCTCGAGAACTCCCCGAGGGCGATCTTCAGCGCAAAGCCCGGGACCGCCACCTTGGTCGGGCGGCCGAAGGCGTCGCCGAGCGCCCGGGTGAGGTCGCCGTTGCGCGAGGGCGCAGGGGCCGTGAGGTTCACCGGTCCCTCGAGGTCGGACTCGAGCACGTGCAGGACCGCCCGGATCTCGTCCTCGAGAGTGATCCAGCTCCAGAACTGGTCGCCGCTGCCCATCCGGCCGGCGACCCCGGCCTTGACGAGGGGCAGCAGGCGACCGAGCGCGCCGCCGCTCGGGGCCAGGACGATCCCGGTGCGCAGGTGTGCGACGCGCAGACCTGCCGCCCGTGCGGGCTCGGCAGCGGCCTCCCACGCGCGGACCACGTCGGCGAGGAAGCCCTGGCCGTACGGGCTGGACTCGGTGAGGACGGTGTCGCCCTGGTCGCCGTAGGCGCCGATGGCGGAGCCCTGGACGAGGACGGCGTCGCGCGGTGCGCGACCGTCGGCGACGGCCGCGACGAGGTGCTCGGCGAGCAGCGTCGTCGAGTCGACCCTCGAGCGCAGGATCTGCTGGCGGTACGACTCGGTCCAGCGGTGGTCGCCCACCCCGACGCCCGCGAGGTTCACGATGGCGGCAGCACCGTCGAGGGCATCGCTGGGCAGCTGTCCGGTGGACGGGTCCCAGGTGATCTCGCCGGGTGCGCGGACCGGGCGACGGACGAGCGTCCTGACGTCGTACCCGCGACGTCGTAGCCGGGGGACCAGGGCCGACCCGATGAACCCGCTCGAGCCTGCGACGACGACGGTGCTGCGAGAGGTGTCCATCGAGCCATCGTAAGCACCACCCCGCCCCCCGGCACCCGCTGCCCCCTCCCACCCTCAGCCCGCGCCCCCGCCCTCATGCCCGTGGCGCGCCAGCGCAATCCTCCGCGGAGGGCTGCGCTGGCGCGCCACGGGCATGAGAGGGGGTGGCGGAGGCTGGGGGCGATGAGCAGGTGGTCGGCTGGACGCGGAAGGACCCCGTGGCCGGTGGCCACGGGGTCCTTCCGTCGTGCGGTCAGGCGTCGACGGGCGACGCCTGGGGGAGTGCGAGGGTCAGAGACCGACCTCGGACTCGAAGGCACCCTCTTCGATGCGCTTCTTGATCGCCGTGAGGTAGCGCGACGCGTCGGCGCCGTCGACCAGACGGTGGTCGTAGGAGAGCGAGAGGTAGCAGATCGAGCGGATCGCGATGACCTCGGCGCCGTCGGCGTCGGTGATCACTGCGGGACGCTTGACGATCGTGCCGGTGCCGAGGATCGCCGACGTGCCGCCGGGGACGATCGGGGTGTCGATGAGCGCCCCGCCCGAGCCGGTGTTGGTGATCGTGAAGGTGGCGCCGCTGAGCTCGTCCGGACCGACCTTGTTGTCGCGCGTACGCGTCGCGAGGTCCACGATCTTGCGGGCGATGCCACCGAGGTTGAGGTCACCGGCGTCGCGGATGACCGGGACCAGCAGACCGCGCGGGGTGTCGACGGCGATGCCGACGTTCTCCTGTGCGTGGTAGGTGATCTGGTCGCCCTCGAGCACACCGTTGATCTTCGGGTAGGCCTTGAGGGCCTCGACCGCCGCGAGGGCGAAGAAGGGCAGGAACGTGAGGTTGGCGCCCTCGCGTGCCTTGAAGCCGTCCTTCGCCTTGGCGCGCAGGCGCGCGACGCGGGTCACGTCGACCTCGACGACCGTGGTGAGCTGCGCCTGCGAGTGCAGGGCCTCGACCATGCGCTCGGCGATGATCTTGCGCAGGCGGCTGGCCTTCTCGGTCGTGCCGCGCAGCGGCGAGACCTCGGGGACCGACGCCTTCGAGGGCTTGGCCGACGGTGCGGTCTCGGCCGGAGCCGATTCCTTCGGGGCGGCAGCAGCCTTGGCGGCCTCCTCGGCCTTGGCAGCAGCCTCGAGGACGTCCTCCTTGCGGATGCGTCCTCCCACACCGGTGCCGGTGACGGTCGAGATGTCGACACCCTTCTCAGACGCGAGCTTGCGCACGAGCGGGGTGAGGTAGGAGCCGCCGGAGGTCGACGGCGCGGAGGCCTCGGCCTTCGGTGCGTCGGCCTTGGGGGCCTCGGCCTTCGGCGCCTCGGTCTTCGCCTCGGCCTTGGGGGCCTCAGCCTTCGGAGCCTCGACCTTCTCCTCGGCCTTCGGCTCGGGAGCCTTCTCGGCCGGGGCCGACTCAGCAGCAGCGCCGGAGCCGATGATCGCGAGGACGGTGCCGACCTCGACGGTCTCGTCCTCCTCGACCAGGATCTTCTGGAGCGTGCCGGCGAT
This genomic interval carries:
- a CDS encoding Gfo/Idh/MocA family protein yields the protein MSTLRVGLVGYGGAGRGIHARLVEQAGHVVTVVVSRSPERAATAREDWPGVEVVDDLDSLLADTSRYDLVVLASPTPLHEEQAVQVLEAGVPLLLDKPIALDGAGAERVARTARETGTPLTVFQNRRWDPEQLTLRSVLDEGTIGTVYRFERRWERWRPVPQQRWKEQDPQGGGLLLDLGTHLVDSAVQLFGPVESVYAELARHTTPTEDDVFLSLRHVAGADGQQVVSHLWGGSVVGAPGPRTRVLGSAGAYVVTTFENDASPFEQMDADAPGGSEGWLAHGHERTPVRRAPGGHEDFYPVVAAWVLDGGPVPVDPAETVVTARVLDAARESARTGNRVILA
- a CDS encoding TIGR01777 family oxidoreductase, with amino-acid sequence MDTSRSTVVVAGSSGFIGSALVPRLRRRGYDVRTLVRRPVRAPGEITWDPSTGQLPSDALDGAAAIVNLAGVGVGDHRWTESYRQQILRSRVDSTTLLAEHLVAAVADGRAPRDAVLVQGSAIGAYGDQGDTVLTESSPYGQGFLADVVRAWEAAAEPARAAGLRVAHLRTGIVLAPSGGALGRLLPLVKAGVAGRMGSGDQFWSWITLEDEIRAVLHVLESDLEGPVNLTAPAPSRNGDLTRALGDAFGRPTKVAVPGFALKIALGEFSSELLGSQRVHPQVLEEAGFEFTHPTIHAAAAWVADGRSAQSSPTV
- the sucB gene encoding 2-oxoglutarate dehydrogenase, E2 component, dihydrolipoamide succinyltransferase, whose protein sequence is MSDTVQMPALGESVTEGTVTRWLKAVGETVELDEPLLEVSTDKVDTEIPSPFAGVLEKILVEEDETVEVGAALAEIGSGEGSSDSAPAEEPAAEAPAEEEAPAAPAAQDESPSPATPEAKADSAPAEGGDGEEIKLPALGESVTEGTVTRWLKAVGDTVDVDEPLLEVSTDKVDTEVPSPIAGTLQKILVEEDETVEVGTVLAIIGSGAAAESAPAEKAPEPKAEEKVEAPKAEAPKAEAKTEAPKAEAPKADAPKAEASAPSTSGGSYLTPLVRKLASEKGVDISTVTGTGVGGRIRKEDVLEAAAKAEEAAKAAAAPKESAPAETAPSAKPSKASVPEVSPLRGTTEKASRLRKIIAERMVEALHSQAQLTTVVEVDVTRVARLRAKAKDGFKAREGANLTFLPFFALAAVEALKAYPKINGVLEGDQITYHAQENVGIAVDTPRGLLVPVIRDAGDLNLGGIARKIVDLATRTRDNKVGPDELSGATFTITNTGSGGALIDTPIVPGGTSAILGTGTIVKRPAVITDADGAEVIAIRSICYLSLSYDHRLVDGADASRYLTAIKKRIEEGAFESEVGL